A portion of the Magnetovibrio sp. genome contains these proteins:
- a CDS encoding glutamine synthetase family protein, protein MAGKLTFDELKQAAQAGEIDTVLAVMVDMQGRLMGKRMHVDFFIDSGWEETHSCNYLLATDMEMETVAGYKSTSWEAGYGDYALKPDLDTMRRIPWLEGTALVICDVLDHQTHEPIPHSPRAILKKQIARLEAMGMKAFMATELEFFLFKESYEEALEKGHVGLTPISGYNEDYHIFQTTKEEDVMRAIRNGLNGADIPVENSKGEACAGQEEINVRYADALAMGDRHSIIKNGCKEIAWAKGRSISFMAKWSYDHAGNSSHIHQSLWSLDGEPLFFDADAEHGMSDLMRHYLAGLLHHASEITYFLAPYINSYKRFMEGTFAPTKAIWSMDNRTAGYRICGAHSKAVRVECRVGGADLNPYLAMAALLAAGIDGLENKRELEPEFKGDAYHGEGAREIPKTLRDAITELDNSKMLRAAMGDDVIDHYVHAGRWEQYEQDRRVTDWEVRRGFERA, encoded by the coding sequence ATGGCAGGCAAGTTGACTTTTGATGAGCTGAAACAGGCCGCCCAGGCGGGTGAAATCGATACGGTTCTCGCCGTCATGGTCGATATGCAAGGGCGCTTGATGGGCAAGCGCATGCATGTGGACTTTTTCATCGACAGCGGCTGGGAAGAAACCCACAGCTGCAACTATCTGCTTGCCACCGACATGGAAATGGAAACCGTCGCCGGCTACAAATCGACCAGCTGGGAAGCGGGCTACGGCGATTACGCTTTGAAGCCGGACCTCGACACCATGCGCCGCATTCCGTGGTTGGAAGGCACCGCGCTGGTGATTTGCGACGTGCTCGACCATCAAACTCACGAACCCATTCCTCATTCGCCACGCGCCATCTTGAAAAAGCAAATCGCGCGTTTGGAAGCGATGGGCATGAAGGCCTTCATGGCGACCGAGTTGGAATTCTTCTTGTTCAAGGAAAGCTATGAGGAAGCCTTGGAAAAAGGTCATGTCGGACTGACGCCGATCAGCGGCTATAACGAAGATTACCACATCTTCCAAACCACCAAGGAAGAAGACGTCATGCGCGCGATCCGCAACGGATTGAATGGCGCCGACATTCCGGTGGAAAATTCCAAAGGCGAGGCGTGTGCCGGCCAGGAAGAAATCAACGTGCGCTACGCCGATGCCCTGGCGATGGGCGATCGTCACTCGATCATTAAAAACGGCTGCAAGGAAATCGCCTGGGCCAAGGGGCGTTCCATCAGCTTCATGGCGAAATGGAGCTACGATCACGCCGGCAACTCGTCGCACATTCACCAGTCGTTGTGGAGCTTGGATGGCGAACCGCTGTTCTTCGATGCCGACGCCGAACACGGCATGTCGGATCTGATGCGCCACTACTTGGCGGGACTGTTGCATCACGCCAGCGAAATCACCTATTTCCTGGCTCCTTACATCAATTCCTACAAACGCTTCATGGAAGGCACCTTTGCGCCGACCAAGGCGATCTGGTCGATGGACAATCGCACCGCGGGCTATCGCATTTGCGGCGCACATTCCAAGGCGGTGCGCGTGGAATGCCGGGTTGGCGGCGCCGACCTGAATCCTTATTTGGCGATGGCCGCGCTGCTGGCGGCGGGCATCGACGGCTTGGAAAACAAACGCGAGTTGGAGCCGGAATTCAAGGGCGACGCTTACCACGGCGAAGGCGCGCGCGAAATTCCCAAAACCCTGCGCGACGCCATCACGGAGCTGGACAACTCCAAGATGCTCCGCGCCGCCATGGGCGACGATGTGATCGATCACTACGTCCATGCCGGACGCTGGGAACAATATGAACAAGACCGCCGCGTCACCGACTGGGAAGTCCGACGCGGCTTTGAAAGAGCCTAA